Proteins from a single region of Symphalangus syndactylus isolate Jambi chromosome 12, NHGRI_mSymSyn1-v2.1_pri, whole genome shotgun sequence:
- the ENTREP3 gene encoding protein ENTREP3 isoform X4: protein MMPSPSDSSRSLTSRPSTRGLTHLRLHRPWLQALLTLGLVQVLLGILVVTFSMVASSVTTTESIKRSCPSWAGFSLAFSGVVGIVSWKRPFTLVNLLFSVCGLTICAAIICTLSAIVCCIQIFSLDLVHTQLAPERSVSGPLGPLGCTSPPPAPLLHTMLDLEEFVPPVPPPPYYPPEYTCSSETDAQSITYNGSMDSPVPLYPTDCPPSYEAVMGLRGDSQATLFDPQLHDGSCICERVASIVDVSMDSGSLVLSAIGDLPGGSSPSEDSCLLELQGSVRSVDYVLFRSIQRSRAGYCLSLDCGLRGPFEESPLPRRPPRAARSYSCSAPEAPPPLGAPTAARSCHRLEGWPPWMGPCFPELRRRVPRGGGRPAAAPPTRAPTRRFSDSSGSLTPPGHRPPHPASPPPLLLPRSHSDPGITTSSDTAYFRDLYTKVLEEEAASVSSADTGLCSEACLFRLARCPSPKLLRARSAEKRRPVPTFQKVPLPSGPAPAHSLGDLKGSWPGRGLVTRFLQISRKAPDPSGTRAHGHKQVPRSLWGRPGRESLHLRSCGDLSSSSSLRRLLSGRRLERGTRPHSLSLNGGSRETGL, encoded by the exons ATGATGCCCTCGCCTAGTGACTCCAGCCGCTCGCTGACCAGCCGGCCCAGCACCAGGGGCCttacccacctccgcctccaccGACCCTGGCTGCAGGCCCTGCTTACGCTGGGGCTGGTCCAGGTGCTCCTGGGCATCCTGGTGGTCACCTTCAGCATGGTGGCCTCTTCCGTCACCACCACCGAGAGCATCAAGAGGTCCTGCCCGTCTTGGGCTGGGTTCTCG CTGGCGTTCTCCGGGGTGGTTGGCATTGTGTCCTGGAAGCGGCCATTCACTCTAGTG aACCTGCTCTTCAGCGTCTGTGGACTCACCATTTGTGCCGCTATAATCTGTACCCTCTCTGCTATTGTCTGCTGCATTCAGATCTTCTCCCTGGACCTCGTGCATACG CAGCTGGCCCCTGAGCGGTCAGTCTCAGGCCCACTGGGACCTCTGGGCTGCAcgtccccgcccccagcccctctCCTACACACCATGCTGGACCTGGAGGAATTTGTCCCGCCTGTGCCCCCACCGCCCTACTATCCCCCAGAGTATACCTGCAGCTCAGAAACAGATGCACAGAG CATCACGTACAATGGCTCCATGGACAGCCCAGTGCCCTTGTACCCTACCGATTGCCCCCCTTCTTATGAGGCGGTCATGGGGCTACGAGGAGACAGCCAG GCCACTCTCTTTGACCCTCAGCTTCACGATGGCTCGTGCATCTGTGAGCGAGTGGCTTCCATTGTAGACG TGTCCATGGACAGCGGGTCTCTGGTGCTGTCTGCCATTGGTGACCTCCCTGGGGGCTCTAGCCCGTCGGAGGACTCGTGCCTGCTGGAGCTGCAGGGCTCCGTGCGCTCCGTGGACTACGTGCTCTTTCGCTCCATCCAGCGCAGCCGTGCCGGCTACTGCCTCAGCCTGGACTGTGGCCTGCGGGGCCCCTTCGAGGAAAGCCCCCTGCCACGGCGCCCCCCACGGGCCGCCCGCTCCTATTCCTGCTCTGCCCCTGAAGCTCCACCCCCACTGGGTGCCCCCACAGCTGCCCGCAGCTGCCACCGGTTGGAGGGCTGGCCGCCCTGGATGGGACCCTGCTTCCCCGAGCTGAGGCGGCGGGTCCCCCGGGGAGGGGGCCGCCCAGCCGCAGCCCCGCCCACCCGAGCCCCGACTCGTCGCTTCAGCGATAGCTCAGGTTCCCTCACCCCACCGGGGCACCGGCCTCCTCATCCCGCATCCCCACCACCGCTGCTGCTGCCACGGTCCCACAGCGACCCAGGCATCACCACCTCCAGTGACACTG CTTACTTCAGGGACCTTTATACCAAAGTGCTTGAGGAAGAAGCTGCTTCTGTTTCCTCTGCAGATACAG gGCTCTGCTCTGAAGCCTGCCTCTTCCGCCTAGCCCGCTGCCCTTCCCCCAAGTTGCTACGTGCCCGGTCAGCCGAGAAACGGCGCCCTGTGCCCACCTTCCAAAAAGTTCCCCTGCCCTCAGGCCCTGCACCTGCCCACTCCCTGGGGGACCTAAAGGGCAGCTGGCCAGGTCGGGGCCTGGTCACTCGTTTCCTCCAGATATCCAGGAAAGCCCCAGACCCCAGTGGGACTAGAGCTCATGGACATAAGCAG GTGCCCCGGAGCCTGTGGGGCCGGCCTGGCCGAGAGAGCCTCCACCTTCGCAGCTGCGGAGATCTGAGCTCTAGCTCTTCCCTGCGGCGTCTCCTGTCTGGCCGCAGGCTGGAGCGTGGTACCCGCCCCCACAGCCTCAGCCTCAACGGGGGCAGCCGGGAGACTGGGCTCTGA
- the ENTREP3 gene encoding protein ENTREP3 isoform X5, producing the protein MMPSPSDSSRSLTSRPSTRGLTHLRLHRPWLQALLTLGLVQVLLGILVVTFSMVASSVTTTESIKRSCPSWAGFSLAFSGVVGIVSWKRPFTLVISFFSLLSVLCVMLGMAGSVLSCKNAQLARDFQQCSLEGKVCVCCPSVPLLRPCPESGQELKVAPNSTCDEARGALKNLLFSVCGLTICAAIICTLSAIVCCIQIFSLDLVHTATLFDPQLHDGSCICERVASIVDVSMDSGSLVLSAIGDLPGGSSPSEDSCLLELQGSVRSVDYVLFRSIQRSRAGYCLSLDCGLRGPFEESPLPRRPPRAARSYSCSAPEAPPPLGAPTAARSCHRLEGWPPWMGPCFPELRRRVPRGGGRPAAAPPTRAPTRRFSDSSGSLTPPGHRPPHPASPPPLLLPRSHSDPGITTSSDTAYFRDLYTKVLEEEAASVSSADTGLCSEACLFRLARCPSPKLLRARSAEKRRPVPTFQKVPLPSGPAPAHSLGDLKGSWPGRGLVTRFLQISRKAPDPSGTRAHGHKQVPRSLWGRPGRESLHLRSCGDLSSSSSLRRLLSGRRLERGTRPHSLSLNGGSRETGL; encoded by the exons ATGATGCCCTCGCCTAGTGACTCCAGCCGCTCGCTGACCAGCCGGCCCAGCACCAGGGGCCttacccacctccgcctccaccGACCCTGGCTGCAGGCCCTGCTTACGCTGGGGCTGGTCCAGGTGCTCCTGGGCATCCTGGTGGTCACCTTCAGCATGGTGGCCTCTTCCGTCACCACCACCGAGAGCATCAAGAGGTCCTGCCCGTCTTGGGCTGGGTTCTCG CTGGCGTTCTCCGGGGTGGTTGGCATTGTGTCCTGGAAGCGGCCATTCACTCTAGTG atctccttcttctccttgctTTCGGTGCTCTGTGTCATGCTTGGCATGGCTGGCTCTGTTCTCTCCTGTAAGAATGCTCAACTGGCCCGAGACTTCCAACAGTGCTCTCTG GAAGGAAAGGTCTGTGTGTGCTGTCCCTCTGTTCCCCTCCTCCGGCCCTGTCCAGAATCGGGGCAGGAACTGAAAGTTGCCCCTAACTCCACCTGTGATGAAGCCCGAGGGGCCCTCAAG aACCTGCTCTTCAGCGTCTGTGGACTCACCATTTGTGCCGCTATAATCTGTACCCTCTCTGCTATTGTCTGCTGCATTCAGATCTTCTCCCTGGACCTCGTGCATACG GCCACTCTCTTTGACCCTCAGCTTCACGATGGCTCGTGCATCTGTGAGCGAGTGGCTTCCATTGTAGACG TGTCCATGGACAGCGGGTCTCTGGTGCTGTCTGCCATTGGTGACCTCCCTGGGGGCTCTAGCCCGTCGGAGGACTCGTGCCTGCTGGAGCTGCAGGGCTCCGTGCGCTCCGTGGACTACGTGCTCTTTCGCTCCATCCAGCGCAGCCGTGCCGGCTACTGCCTCAGCCTGGACTGTGGCCTGCGGGGCCCCTTCGAGGAAAGCCCCCTGCCACGGCGCCCCCCACGGGCCGCCCGCTCCTATTCCTGCTCTGCCCCTGAAGCTCCACCCCCACTGGGTGCCCCCACAGCTGCCCGCAGCTGCCACCGGTTGGAGGGCTGGCCGCCCTGGATGGGACCCTGCTTCCCCGAGCTGAGGCGGCGGGTCCCCCGGGGAGGGGGCCGCCCAGCCGCAGCCCCGCCCACCCGAGCCCCGACTCGTCGCTTCAGCGATAGCTCAGGTTCCCTCACCCCACCGGGGCACCGGCCTCCTCATCCCGCATCCCCACCACCGCTGCTGCTGCCACGGTCCCACAGCGACCCAGGCATCACCACCTCCAGTGACACTG CTTACTTCAGGGACCTTTATACCAAAGTGCTTGAGGAAGAAGCTGCTTCTGTTTCCTCTGCAGATACAG gGCTCTGCTCTGAAGCCTGCCTCTTCCGCCTAGCCCGCTGCCCTTCCCCCAAGTTGCTACGTGCCCGGTCAGCCGAGAAACGGCGCCCTGTGCCCACCTTCCAAAAAGTTCCCCTGCCCTCAGGCCCTGCACCTGCCCACTCCCTGGGGGACCTAAAGGGCAGCTGGCCAGGTCGGGGCCTGGTCACTCGTTTCCTCCAGATATCCAGGAAAGCCCCAGACCCCAGTGGGACTAGAGCTCATGGACATAAGCAG GTGCCCCGGAGCCTGTGGGGCCGGCCTGGCCGAGAGAGCCTCCACCTTCGCAGCTGCGGAGATCTGAGCTCTAGCTCTTCCCTGCGGCGTCTCCTGTCTGGCCGCAGGCTGGAGCGTGGTACCCGCCCCCACAGCCTCAGCCTCAACGGGGGCAGCCGGGAGACTGGGCTCTGA
- the ENTREP3 gene encoding protein ENTREP3 isoform X6 encodes MMPSPSDSSRSLTSRPSTRGLTHLRLHRPWLQALLTLGLVQVLLGILVVTFSMVASSVTTTESIKRSCPSWAGFSNLLFSVCGLTICAAIICTLSAIVCCIQIFSLDLVHTQLAPERSVSGPLGPLGCTSPPPAPLLHTMLDLEEFVPPVPPPPYYPPEYTCSSETDAQSITYNGSMDSPVPLYPTDCPPSYEAVMGLRGDSQATLFDPQLHDGSCICERVASIVDVSMDSGSLVLSAIGDLPGGSSPSEDSCLLELQGSVRSVDYVLFRSIQRSRAGYCLSLDCGLRGPFEESPLPRRPPRAARSYSCSAPEAPPPLGAPTAARSCHRLEGWPPWMGPCFPELRRRVPRGGGRPAAAPPTRAPTRRFSDSSGSLTPPGHRPPHPASPPPLLLPRSHSDPGITTSSDTAYFRDLYTKVLEEEAASVSSADTGLCSEACLFRLARCPSPKLLRARSAEKRRPVPTFQKVPLPSGPAPAHSLGDLKGSWPGRGLVTRFLQISRKAPDPSGTRAHGHKQVPRSLWGRPGRESLHLRSCGDLSSSSSLRRLLSGRRLERGTRPHSLSLNGGSRETGL; translated from the exons ATGATGCCCTCGCCTAGTGACTCCAGCCGCTCGCTGACCAGCCGGCCCAGCACCAGGGGCCttacccacctccgcctccaccGACCCTGGCTGCAGGCCCTGCTTACGCTGGGGCTGGTCCAGGTGCTCCTGGGCATCCTGGTGGTCACCTTCAGCATGGTGGCCTCTTCCGTCACCACCACCGAGAGCATCAAGAGGTCCTGCCCGTCTTGGGCTGGGTTCTCG aACCTGCTCTTCAGCGTCTGTGGACTCACCATTTGTGCCGCTATAATCTGTACCCTCTCTGCTATTGTCTGCTGCATTCAGATCTTCTCCCTGGACCTCGTGCATACG CAGCTGGCCCCTGAGCGGTCAGTCTCAGGCCCACTGGGACCTCTGGGCTGCAcgtccccgcccccagcccctctCCTACACACCATGCTGGACCTGGAGGAATTTGTCCCGCCTGTGCCCCCACCGCCCTACTATCCCCCAGAGTATACCTGCAGCTCAGAAACAGATGCACAGAG CATCACGTACAATGGCTCCATGGACAGCCCAGTGCCCTTGTACCCTACCGATTGCCCCCCTTCTTATGAGGCGGTCATGGGGCTACGAGGAGACAGCCAG GCCACTCTCTTTGACCCTCAGCTTCACGATGGCTCGTGCATCTGTGAGCGAGTGGCTTCCATTGTAGACG TGTCCATGGACAGCGGGTCTCTGGTGCTGTCTGCCATTGGTGACCTCCCTGGGGGCTCTAGCCCGTCGGAGGACTCGTGCCTGCTGGAGCTGCAGGGCTCCGTGCGCTCCGTGGACTACGTGCTCTTTCGCTCCATCCAGCGCAGCCGTGCCGGCTACTGCCTCAGCCTGGACTGTGGCCTGCGGGGCCCCTTCGAGGAAAGCCCCCTGCCACGGCGCCCCCCACGGGCCGCCCGCTCCTATTCCTGCTCTGCCCCTGAAGCTCCACCCCCACTGGGTGCCCCCACAGCTGCCCGCAGCTGCCACCGGTTGGAGGGCTGGCCGCCCTGGATGGGACCCTGCTTCCCCGAGCTGAGGCGGCGGGTCCCCCGGGGAGGGGGCCGCCCAGCCGCAGCCCCGCCCACCCGAGCCCCGACTCGTCGCTTCAGCGATAGCTCAGGTTCCCTCACCCCACCGGGGCACCGGCCTCCTCATCCCGCATCCCCACCACCGCTGCTGCTGCCACGGTCCCACAGCGACCCAGGCATCACCACCTCCAGTGACACTG CTTACTTCAGGGACCTTTATACCAAAGTGCTTGAGGAAGAAGCTGCTTCTGTTTCCTCTGCAGATACAG gGCTCTGCTCTGAAGCCTGCCTCTTCCGCCTAGCCCGCTGCCCTTCCCCCAAGTTGCTACGTGCCCGGTCAGCCGAGAAACGGCGCCCTGTGCCCACCTTCCAAAAAGTTCCCCTGCCCTCAGGCCCTGCACCTGCCCACTCCCTGGGGGACCTAAAGGGCAGCTGGCCAGGTCGGGGCCTGGTCACTCGTTTCCTCCAGATATCCAGGAAAGCCCCAGACCCCAGTGGGACTAGAGCTCATGGACATAAGCAG GTGCCCCGGAGCCTGTGGGGCCGGCCTGGCCGAGAGAGCCTCCACCTTCGCAGCTGCGGAGATCTGAGCTCTAGCTCTTCCCTGCGGCGTCTCCTGTCTGGCCGCAGGCTGGAGCGTGGTACCCGCCCCCACAGCCTCAGCCTCAACGGGGGCAGCCGGGAGACTGGGCTCTGA
- the ENTREP3 gene encoding protein ENTREP3 isoform X2: protein MMPSPSDSSRSLTSRPSTRGLTHLRLHRPWLQALLTLGLVQVLLGILVVTFSMVASSVTTTESIKRSCPSWAGFSLAFSGVVGIVSWKRPFTLVISFFSLLSVLCVMLGMAGSVLSCKNAQLARDFQQCSLEGKVCVCCPSVPLLRPCPESGQELKVAPNSTCDEARGALKNLLFSVCGLTICAAIICTLSAIVCCIQIFSLDLVHTLAPERSVSGPLGPLGCTSPPPAPLLHTMLDLEEFVPPVPPPPYYPPEYTCSSETDAQSITYNGSMDSPVPLYPTDCPPSYEAVMGLRGDSQATLFDPQLHDGSCICERVASIVDVSMDSGSLVLSAIGDLPGGSSPSEDSCLLELQGSVRSVDYVLFRSIQRSRAGYCLSLDCGLRGPFEESPLPRRPPRAARSYSCSAPEAPPPLGAPTAARSCHRLEGWPPWMGPCFPELRRRVPRGGGRPAAAPPTRAPTRRFSDSSGSLTPPGHRPPHPASPPPLLLPRSHSDPGITTSSDTAYFRDLYTKVLEEEAASVSSADTGLCSEACLFRLARCPSPKLLRARSAEKRRPVPTFQKVPLPSGPAPAHSLGDLKGSWPGRGLVTRFLQISRKAPDPSGTRAHGHKQVPRSLWGRPGRESLHLRSCGDLSSSSSLRRLLSGRRLERGTRPHSLSLNGGSRETGL, encoded by the exons ATGATGCCCTCGCCTAGTGACTCCAGCCGCTCGCTGACCAGCCGGCCCAGCACCAGGGGCCttacccacctccgcctccaccGACCCTGGCTGCAGGCCCTGCTTACGCTGGGGCTGGTCCAGGTGCTCCTGGGCATCCTGGTGGTCACCTTCAGCATGGTGGCCTCTTCCGTCACCACCACCGAGAGCATCAAGAGGTCCTGCCCGTCTTGGGCTGGGTTCTCG CTGGCGTTCTCCGGGGTGGTTGGCATTGTGTCCTGGAAGCGGCCATTCACTCTAGTG atctccttcttctccttgctTTCGGTGCTCTGTGTCATGCTTGGCATGGCTGGCTCTGTTCTCTCCTGTAAGAATGCTCAACTGGCCCGAGACTTCCAACAGTGCTCTCTG GAAGGAAAGGTCTGTGTGTGCTGTCCCTCTGTTCCCCTCCTCCGGCCCTGTCCAGAATCGGGGCAGGAACTGAAAGTTGCCCCTAACTCCACCTGTGATGAAGCCCGAGGGGCCCTCAAG aACCTGCTCTTCAGCGTCTGTGGACTCACCATTTGTGCCGCTATAATCTGTACCCTCTCTGCTATTGTCTGCTGCATTCAGATCTTCTCCCTGGACCTCGTGCATACG CTGGCCCCTGAGCGGTCAGTCTCAGGCCCACTGGGACCTCTGGGCTGCAcgtccccgcccccagcccctctCCTACACACCATGCTGGACCTGGAGGAATTTGTCCCGCCTGTGCCCCCACCGCCCTACTATCCCCCAGAGTATACCTGCAGCTCAGAAACAGATGCACAGAG CATCACGTACAATGGCTCCATGGACAGCCCAGTGCCCTTGTACCCTACCGATTGCCCCCCTTCTTATGAGGCGGTCATGGGGCTACGAGGAGACAGCCAG GCCACTCTCTTTGACCCTCAGCTTCACGATGGCTCGTGCATCTGTGAGCGAGTGGCTTCCATTGTAGACG TGTCCATGGACAGCGGGTCTCTGGTGCTGTCTGCCATTGGTGACCTCCCTGGGGGCTCTAGCCCGTCGGAGGACTCGTGCCTGCTGGAGCTGCAGGGCTCCGTGCGCTCCGTGGACTACGTGCTCTTTCGCTCCATCCAGCGCAGCCGTGCCGGCTACTGCCTCAGCCTGGACTGTGGCCTGCGGGGCCCCTTCGAGGAAAGCCCCCTGCCACGGCGCCCCCCACGGGCCGCCCGCTCCTATTCCTGCTCTGCCCCTGAAGCTCCACCCCCACTGGGTGCCCCCACAGCTGCCCGCAGCTGCCACCGGTTGGAGGGCTGGCCGCCCTGGATGGGACCCTGCTTCCCCGAGCTGAGGCGGCGGGTCCCCCGGGGAGGGGGCCGCCCAGCCGCAGCCCCGCCCACCCGAGCCCCGACTCGTCGCTTCAGCGATAGCTCAGGTTCCCTCACCCCACCGGGGCACCGGCCTCCTCATCCCGCATCCCCACCACCGCTGCTGCTGCCACGGTCCCACAGCGACCCAGGCATCACCACCTCCAGTGACACTG CTTACTTCAGGGACCTTTATACCAAAGTGCTTGAGGAAGAAGCTGCTTCTGTTTCCTCTGCAGATACAG gGCTCTGCTCTGAAGCCTGCCTCTTCCGCCTAGCCCGCTGCCCTTCCCCCAAGTTGCTACGTGCCCGGTCAGCCGAGAAACGGCGCCCTGTGCCCACCTTCCAAAAAGTTCCCCTGCCCTCAGGCCCTGCACCTGCCCACTCCCTGGGGGACCTAAAGGGCAGCTGGCCAGGTCGGGGCCTGGTCACTCGTTTCCTCCAGATATCCAGGAAAGCCCCAGACCCCAGTGGGACTAGAGCTCATGGACATAAGCAG GTGCCCCGGAGCCTGTGGGGCCGGCCTGGCCGAGAGAGCCTCCACCTTCGCAGCTGCGGAGATCTGAGCTCTAGCTCTTCCCTGCGGCGTCTCCTGTCTGGCCGCAGGCTGGAGCGTGGTACCCGCCCCCACAGCCTCAGCCTCAACGGGGGCAGCCGGGAGACTGGGCTCTGA
- the ENTREP3 gene encoding protein ENTREP3 isoform X1, which produces MMPSPSDSSRSLTSRPSTRGLTHLRLHRPWLQALLTLGLVQVLLGILVVTFSMVASSVTTTESIKRSCPSWAGFSLAFSGVVGIVSWKRPFTLVISFFSLLSVLCVMLGMAGSVLSCKNAQLARDFQQCSLEGKVCVCCPSVPLLRPCPESGQELKVAPNSTCDEARGALKNLLFSVCGLTICAAIICTLSAIVCCIQIFSLDLVHTQLAPERSVSGPLGPLGCTSPPPAPLLHTMLDLEEFVPPVPPPPYYPPEYTCSSETDAQSITYNGSMDSPVPLYPTDCPPSYEAVMGLRGDSQATLFDPQLHDGSCICERVASIVDVSMDSGSLVLSAIGDLPGGSSPSEDSCLLELQGSVRSVDYVLFRSIQRSRAGYCLSLDCGLRGPFEESPLPRRPPRAARSYSCSAPEAPPPLGAPTAARSCHRLEGWPPWMGPCFPELRRRVPRGGGRPAAAPPTRAPTRRFSDSSGSLTPPGHRPPHPASPPPLLLPRSHSDPGITTSSDTAYFRDLYTKVLEEEAASVSSADTGLCSEACLFRLARCPSPKLLRARSAEKRRPVPTFQKVPLPSGPAPAHSLGDLKGSWPGRGLVTRFLQISRKAPDPSGTRAHGHKQVPRSLWGRPGRESLHLRSCGDLSSSSSLRRLLSGRRLERGTRPHSLSLNGGSRETGL; this is translated from the exons ATGATGCCCTCGCCTAGTGACTCCAGCCGCTCGCTGACCAGCCGGCCCAGCACCAGGGGCCttacccacctccgcctccaccGACCCTGGCTGCAGGCCCTGCTTACGCTGGGGCTGGTCCAGGTGCTCCTGGGCATCCTGGTGGTCACCTTCAGCATGGTGGCCTCTTCCGTCACCACCACCGAGAGCATCAAGAGGTCCTGCCCGTCTTGGGCTGGGTTCTCG CTGGCGTTCTCCGGGGTGGTTGGCATTGTGTCCTGGAAGCGGCCATTCACTCTAGTG atctccttcttctccttgctTTCGGTGCTCTGTGTCATGCTTGGCATGGCTGGCTCTGTTCTCTCCTGTAAGAATGCTCAACTGGCCCGAGACTTCCAACAGTGCTCTCTG GAAGGAAAGGTCTGTGTGTGCTGTCCCTCTGTTCCCCTCCTCCGGCCCTGTCCAGAATCGGGGCAGGAACTGAAAGTTGCCCCTAACTCCACCTGTGATGAAGCCCGAGGGGCCCTCAAG aACCTGCTCTTCAGCGTCTGTGGACTCACCATTTGTGCCGCTATAATCTGTACCCTCTCTGCTATTGTCTGCTGCATTCAGATCTTCTCCCTGGACCTCGTGCATACG CAGCTGGCCCCTGAGCGGTCAGTCTCAGGCCCACTGGGACCTCTGGGCTGCAcgtccccgcccccagcccctctCCTACACACCATGCTGGACCTGGAGGAATTTGTCCCGCCTGTGCCCCCACCGCCCTACTATCCCCCAGAGTATACCTGCAGCTCAGAAACAGATGCACAGAG CATCACGTACAATGGCTCCATGGACAGCCCAGTGCCCTTGTACCCTACCGATTGCCCCCCTTCTTATGAGGCGGTCATGGGGCTACGAGGAGACAGCCAG GCCACTCTCTTTGACCCTCAGCTTCACGATGGCTCGTGCATCTGTGAGCGAGTGGCTTCCATTGTAGACG TGTCCATGGACAGCGGGTCTCTGGTGCTGTCTGCCATTGGTGACCTCCCTGGGGGCTCTAGCCCGTCGGAGGACTCGTGCCTGCTGGAGCTGCAGGGCTCCGTGCGCTCCGTGGACTACGTGCTCTTTCGCTCCATCCAGCGCAGCCGTGCCGGCTACTGCCTCAGCCTGGACTGTGGCCTGCGGGGCCCCTTCGAGGAAAGCCCCCTGCCACGGCGCCCCCCACGGGCCGCCCGCTCCTATTCCTGCTCTGCCCCTGAAGCTCCACCCCCACTGGGTGCCCCCACAGCTGCCCGCAGCTGCCACCGGTTGGAGGGCTGGCCGCCCTGGATGGGACCCTGCTTCCCCGAGCTGAGGCGGCGGGTCCCCCGGGGAGGGGGCCGCCCAGCCGCAGCCCCGCCCACCCGAGCCCCGACTCGTCGCTTCAGCGATAGCTCAGGTTCCCTCACCCCACCGGGGCACCGGCCTCCTCATCCCGCATCCCCACCACCGCTGCTGCTGCCACGGTCCCACAGCGACCCAGGCATCACCACCTCCAGTGACACTG CTTACTTCAGGGACCTTTATACCAAAGTGCTTGAGGAAGAAGCTGCTTCTGTTTCCTCTGCAGATACAG gGCTCTGCTCTGAAGCCTGCCTCTTCCGCCTAGCCCGCTGCCCTTCCCCCAAGTTGCTACGTGCCCGGTCAGCCGAGAAACGGCGCCCTGTGCCCACCTTCCAAAAAGTTCCCCTGCCCTCAGGCCCTGCACCTGCCCACTCCCTGGGGGACCTAAAGGGCAGCTGGCCAGGTCGGGGCCTGGTCACTCGTTTCCTCCAGATATCCAGGAAAGCCCCAGACCCCAGTGGGACTAGAGCTCATGGACATAAGCAG GTGCCCCGGAGCCTGTGGGGCCGGCCTGGCCGAGAGAGCCTCCACCTTCGCAGCTGCGGAGATCTGAGCTCTAGCTCTTCCCTGCGGCGTCTCCTGTCTGGCCGCAGGCTGGAGCGTGGTACCCGCCCCCACAGCCTCAGCCTCAACGGGGGCAGCCGGGAGACTGGGCTCTGA
- the ENTREP3 gene encoding protein ENTREP3 isoform X7 produces the protein MMPSPSDSSRSLTSRPSTRGLTHLRLHRPWLQALLTLGLVQVLLGILVVTFSMVASSVTTTESIKRSCPSWAGFSNLLFSVCGLTICAAIICTLSAIVCCIQIFSLDLVHTLAPERSVSGPLGPLGCTSPPPAPLLHTMLDLEEFVPPVPPPPYYPPEYTCSSETDAQSITYNGSMDSPVPLYPTDCPPSYEAVMGLRGDSQATLFDPQLHDGSCICERVASIVDVSMDSGSLVLSAIGDLPGGSSPSEDSCLLELQGSVRSVDYVLFRSIQRSRAGYCLSLDCGLRGPFEESPLPRRPPRAARSYSCSAPEAPPPLGAPTAARSCHRLEGWPPWMGPCFPELRRRVPRGGGRPAAAPPTRAPTRRFSDSSGSLTPPGHRPPHPASPPPLLLPRSHSDPGITTSSDTAYFRDLYTKVLEEEAASVSSADTGLCSEACLFRLARCPSPKLLRARSAEKRRPVPTFQKVPLPSGPAPAHSLGDLKGSWPGRGLVTRFLQISRKAPDPSGTRAHGHKQVPRSLWGRPGRESLHLRSCGDLSSSSSLRRLLSGRRLERGTRPHSLSLNGGSRETGL, from the exons ATGATGCCCTCGCCTAGTGACTCCAGCCGCTCGCTGACCAGCCGGCCCAGCACCAGGGGCCttacccacctccgcctccaccGACCCTGGCTGCAGGCCCTGCTTACGCTGGGGCTGGTCCAGGTGCTCCTGGGCATCCTGGTGGTCACCTTCAGCATGGTGGCCTCTTCCGTCACCACCACCGAGAGCATCAAGAGGTCCTGCCCGTCTTGGGCTGGGTTCTCG aACCTGCTCTTCAGCGTCTGTGGACTCACCATTTGTGCCGCTATAATCTGTACCCTCTCTGCTATTGTCTGCTGCATTCAGATCTTCTCCCTGGACCTCGTGCATACG CTGGCCCCTGAGCGGTCAGTCTCAGGCCCACTGGGACCTCTGGGCTGCAcgtccccgcccccagcccctctCCTACACACCATGCTGGACCTGGAGGAATTTGTCCCGCCTGTGCCCCCACCGCCCTACTATCCCCCAGAGTATACCTGCAGCTCAGAAACAGATGCACAGAG CATCACGTACAATGGCTCCATGGACAGCCCAGTGCCCTTGTACCCTACCGATTGCCCCCCTTCTTATGAGGCGGTCATGGGGCTACGAGGAGACAGCCAG GCCACTCTCTTTGACCCTCAGCTTCACGATGGCTCGTGCATCTGTGAGCGAGTGGCTTCCATTGTAGACG TGTCCATGGACAGCGGGTCTCTGGTGCTGTCTGCCATTGGTGACCTCCCTGGGGGCTCTAGCCCGTCGGAGGACTCGTGCCTGCTGGAGCTGCAGGGCTCCGTGCGCTCCGTGGACTACGTGCTCTTTCGCTCCATCCAGCGCAGCCGTGCCGGCTACTGCCTCAGCCTGGACTGTGGCCTGCGGGGCCCCTTCGAGGAAAGCCCCCTGCCACGGCGCCCCCCACGGGCCGCCCGCTCCTATTCCTGCTCTGCCCCTGAAGCTCCACCCCCACTGGGTGCCCCCACAGCTGCCCGCAGCTGCCACCGGTTGGAGGGCTGGCCGCCCTGGATGGGACCCTGCTTCCCCGAGCTGAGGCGGCGGGTCCCCCGGGGAGGGGGCCGCCCAGCCGCAGCCCCGCCCACCCGAGCCCCGACTCGTCGCTTCAGCGATAGCTCAGGTTCCCTCACCCCACCGGGGCACCGGCCTCCTCATCCCGCATCCCCACCACCGCTGCTGCTGCCACGGTCCCACAGCGACCCAGGCATCACCACCTCCAGTGACACTG CTTACTTCAGGGACCTTTATACCAAAGTGCTTGAGGAAGAAGCTGCTTCTGTTTCCTCTGCAGATACAG gGCTCTGCTCTGAAGCCTGCCTCTTCCGCCTAGCCCGCTGCCCTTCCCCCAAGTTGCTACGTGCCCGGTCAGCCGAGAAACGGCGCCCTGTGCCCACCTTCCAAAAAGTTCCCCTGCCCTCAGGCCCTGCACCTGCCCACTCCCTGGGGGACCTAAAGGGCAGCTGGCCAGGTCGGGGCCTGGTCACTCGTTTCCTCCAGATATCCAGGAAAGCCCCAGACCCCAGTGGGACTAGAGCTCATGGACATAAGCAG GTGCCCCGGAGCCTGTGGGGCCGGCCTGGCCGAGAGAGCCTCCACCTTCGCAGCTGCGGAGATCTGAGCTCTAGCTCTTCCCTGCGGCGTCTCCTGTCTGGCCGCAGGCTGGAGCGTGGTACCCGCCCCCACAGCCTCAGCCTCAACGGGGGCAGCCGGGAGACTGGGCTCTGA